In the Phyllopteryx taeniolatus isolate TA_2022b chromosome 1, UOR_Ptae_1.2, whole genome shotgun sequence genome, ctgggataggctccagcacgcccgcgaccctagtgaggagaagcggctcagaaaatggatggatggaagactaACCACGTTTCAAAACAGCTTTTGGCAGGATGTAGTGCTGAACATAAAAACAGTATAATGTGAATATACATATTGTTGCCTCACTGTCTGGAATAGGCTGACTTTAGTGCTGTATTGGATATTCATCATGCATTGTGTGCAAGcctctattattattgttggcCTTTACGACTGTGATGTTGTCATGAGAATTGAAGAGCCTGCTTttgctcccccccaaaaaaaagatctgCTAAGCCGTCTTGAGCGTCTGAGGGGGTCGAAGAAAACTGTGGGCGAGGTGGCTCCCACTCTCATGAATTGGGTTGGTATatttgctagttttttttttttttttttttcttcctctcctcccACATTTTCTGATAGTCACAACCACCGCTCTGTTCCTGACCCTCTCGCCTCACCTCTTCGCACTGAGCAGTTTCCTTGCCTGGAAGCCTATGTCACATACTGCTGCAACCAGGTGGAGGCCAAAGCGCTACTGGACCACAAGAAGCACGAGAAGCGAGTGGAGCAGTTCTTGCGCCTGTGCCAGGAGTCGTCGTTTAGCAGGAAACTGGGCCTCTGGAACTTTCTGGATCTCCCTCGAAGCCGTTTGGTGAAATATCCTCTTTTGCTGAAAGAGATTCAGAAGTGCACACCTGCTGAGCATCCCGATGAGTTTACATTGCCTGATGCAGTGAGTGAATATGAAGACATTTTACTGAATAAAACTACATTGCATGGTTGCGAGTGGGAGGTAGTTCTCAGTTTTAAAAAGCTGATGACCCCTAATTGTGGGGTCTGACACGACGAgtattgtacattttatttttctgattcaATTCTATATGCTTAGTTGCAAGTGATCCAGAGCATTGTGGCGGAGGTGAACAAAAAGACGGGTGAAGCTGAGTGTCAGTTCTACCGGCGGGGGCTCACCTACCTCGAAGATAGCCAGAGACTTCCCGAGATCCAGCAGTCACGCTTCCTCTACTGCCACGGGGAGCTCAAGAACAATAAGGGCCAGGTAACGTCCATTTGCTTCATCTTATGGTTCGCCAACTGAGAAACAGTTTTTGGTCTGATAATGAACAGAACTTGTTGAAGGCGGAGTCCTGCAtgcctttgttttatttacacaaCACTACAGGCCTCAAAATAAACAGCAAACCTGATATAAATGCAAGTGGAATGTCCTTCAGTTTATTTtagcatttaagaaaaaaaaatgtgatttgggTTAAAGAGATTCAACATACTGTACCGGTACATTACAGAAacatagaaaaaaatacattgataaCTGCCAATGTTGTTCATTTAGAGCAGCTGTGAAAACAAACCTTCCATTAAACACTGGCCTAATACATTTCTTAAACCTACACGTGTGTCAGAAAAGGTATAGATAGATGAGGAGTATCAAAAtcaatttcaaatccaaactacgtTTTCGCCTTCGACATAATCCTGGAGTCTCACGCACTTTCCCAGGCTACTCTGCCAAACCTTCATGCACCCCTGGAAGGATTCTTAGACTACCGACTGTGTCGTTTGTGTGCGTCAGCGTCTGCGTGTGTTCCTGTTTGAGCTGGCTCTGGTGCTGACCAGACCGGGAGAAGACCGGGAAGGAAGCCACGTCTTCCAAGTCTACAGGCAACCTCTTCCCAACGCCTCCTTAAACCTGGAGGTGATCCCAGATGGGGAAGCGGGCGGCGGGGGTTCCTTCAGAGGAGCTTTCACGGGGGGCAATGACAAAGGTGAGGCTTTCGCATGCAAACAAACGTGATGTGCATGGAGCGATAACTTCTCCTCCCCTCCGCCTCCTTTTGCCCTCCTAGTGAAAAACTGTTTTCGCGTGAGCAGCAGGGGGCGCTCCAAGGCCCACTCCTACAGCCTGCAGGCCAACGACTCCTTCAGCAAGCAACAGTGGGTCACATGTCTACGCCAGGCCGTGGTCCAGTCTCGAGACAGGAAGGCCCAGAGCAGACAGTCGGTGGCGCCTCTGCACTCTGACCCTGCTCTGTGTCACATCGCCGACCTCAGCCTCAGCTGCGACGCCGACATGGCCGACGTCACCGGCCTCTGAGCCGTTGCGCAGGCGGCCTCTTGCGTGTCTCTTGACTTGTGCAATGGGCTTTTTGTTCCCTTTTGGAtgacccaccccccacccctcccgcCCACGGAATGGCTTTACCTTGTACAGCTGTGGAACCAGCTTACTGAATGTACATTTACCGTGtgtgaatctttttttaattaataaacgCAAAAGTTTGTTCATGAAAGTACTACGCAGAGATGTGGTGTCTAAGTACAAAACCGTCAAGAAGGAGCGAGAAAAGATTAGAGATGATTATCCTCcctccctttctctctctctctcactctctctcgccTTTCTCCCTTACCCACTTTCTTTGACGCCAGCGACGGAGCAGTACACGGACGTAGACTTTCATTTAgcctgcacacaaacacacacacacacacacacacagtgaaacaGTAGCCATGCCCTCAATGCATTTTTCAAAGCTCAGCAGGTGATGGGAACAGTTAGGTCGGGACTTTGTGTTCGCAGATGAGCTTGGCCAAGTGATCAGGTGAGTCCAAAATGTTTCTTTACTGATGttaatgatatttatttttttctcctctcaaAACTATATTTTGTGTACATAATATTCAGCTTTGAATTTTGTGGTCAGAGCCTGATTCAATTTGCTTGGCAAGACATGATCGTGAAAAAGAACCTTCAGTCACGACGGATCAGCTGGATTTATTTGAGGCTACTCATTTTATGCTTCATCCTGTTTTGCATTTGCAGAGACAAGGGATCGTACCCTGCTGCACTTCAGTCATTCAAAAAGCCGACGAGGCTTATGAGCTACCACCTTATTCCGGTCACCTTTCCCCCGCACGTGAAAGAACAACCCCCGTGCCCGAGAGCCTCGTCGGTCGACGCGTCAGGATGCCCGGAGCCGACGGGGCCGAGGAGGGGGGTTCGTGCAAGGCCTTGTGTCGAAACCTGGTGTCCCAGAACGGCCTGCAGAGAGAGACAGCTGATATCTCGCAGTCTGTCCTCTACACCTCCCTAATGGGCCTTCTGCTGGTCGCCGACAACGAGGTGTGCGCCACGCAATTGTGCCAACCGAATCGTGTCTTCCTTTTGTTCCTGGGGTTGCATTTGAGGATCAAAAGCAACTCTATGAGGCTTTCCTGCAGTTAGTGCGCACAACAATGCGCGCGTGTTTAAACACTCCTTGGTCTCTAATAGGATGAATGTTTGCGACTGACCTCCTTTTAGACTTTCTTGTTTTGCTAATGAGATAAGAAGGCTAAATCTGTCCTGGCGTGCACACAAATAGACACACTGACACGCCGGGGTTAAGGCAGACACACAGGGGTCAAATAATGCAacgcacagttttttttttttttttcttgctttactTTTAGAAGGAGATCCTTGCATTAGGAAGTGGAAGGGCTGGTCTTAGAAACATTGGCAACACAGTGAGTAAAGATTTTTCTTCCCAAAGCATTATTTGGGGTCAGCATGTTCACTCTGCTTGCTTTTTGGTCCCCGTGTAGTGTTTCTTGAatgcaatagtccagtgttTGTCTCACACTCGTGGCCTGCGGGACTACTGCCTCCTAAAGTCCTACAGACATGACAAATTCTCGAAGGAGGAGCCAAGACTTACAGAAGGTAAGTCATTCACTCATCCATCATTCGCTACATTTTCATTCTGTAGTTGTGTGCTCATTGTTATTTATTATCCTCCAATACAAGCATTCTCCCAAGTATTGTCTGGACTTTGGAGTACAAAAGAAGAGGACACAGTTGTAAATCCAC is a window encoding:
- the arhgef3l gene encoding rho guanine nucleotide exchange factor (GEF) 3, like, which produces MEVEESFEMRTSWSQRAGETQSTTACDHAGKKRKQDSTPEPVIRITEDDEREEEEEEQEEDEEMLPQHMNDAEEPSNKRVKPVVKSNSLTGVITPAKTPALKRIGQSISRSISFRTEARPLPAPPLRSRAKVTSFPRRRNSQCWSDTVESHNLTAREIKRQEVIYELTEGERQLIEDLSLVKKVYFEPMLKLDIMSESELRQIFGTLDSLIPLHEDLLSRLERLRGSKKTVGEVAPTLMNWFPCLEAYVTYCCNQVEAKALLDHKKHEKRVEQFLRLCQESSFSRKLGLWNFLDLPRSRLVKYPLLLKEIQKCTPAEHPDEFTLPDALQVIQSIVAEVNKKTGEAECQFYRRGLTYLEDSQRLPEIQQSRFLYCHGELKNNKGQRLRVFLFELALVLTRPGEDREGSHVFQVYRQPLPNASLNLEVIPDGEAGGGGSFRGAFTGGNDKVKNCFRVSSRGRSKAHSYSLQANDSFSKQQWVTCLRQAVVQSRDRKAQSRQSVAPLHSDPALCHIADLSLSCDADMADVTGL